A part of Nitrososphaerota archaeon genomic DNA contains:
- the feoB gene encoding ferrous iron transport protein B: MGRRKYITIALAGNANVGKSAIFNQLTGLSQVIGNWPGKTVEKAEGTLFFQGYRIHVLDLPGIYSLSTFSIEEIIARDYIAIEKPDIIVNVIDASNLERNLYFTIQLLELQVPMIIALNQMDFATKKGIKIDVEKLSKILGIPVIPTVAIKGEGIKELLSAIINIIENRIELKPLKIKYGKEIEANLEKLENIINEKLSELCKKYPSRWISIKLIEKDEDIIKKVREYKYGEEVLAFSEKIIETLEQIHGESSIIIIASERYSIANHIAKEVTKFIIPPRISIEERLSDVTTHKILGYIILILVMAFMFSIVFLGGNYFSEILYFIFEGMLIPIINNLLLVYFPPFFAKLINEGILSGIIAGITIVLPYIIPFYIILAILEDSGYIPRAAFLMDSIMHKIGLHGKAFIPLLLGYGCNVPACIGCRIMETERERFLAAFVTVLIPCSARTVIILGLVGEYIGLYAALLLYLFDIILVFILGRIAFKTLPGEPVGLIMEMPSYRFPSIKNILIKTWVRTKDFIYIAFPLIIGGSIILEILILTGWAWQINDFISPLIVNWLGLPKITGIPLIFGILRKELSLILLSEISGTIEFNKTLTSIQMIVFSTITMIYIPCISTIAALKKEFNWIKAIGIAIVDVLLALFIGGLVFRILSLFF, translated from the coding sequence ATGGGTAGAAGGAAGTATATAACTATAGCTTTAGCTGGAAATGCTAATGTAGGGAAATCTGCAATATTTAATCAACTTACTGGCTTAAGTCAAGTTATAGGTAATTGGCCTGGAAAAACAGTTGAAAAAGCTGAAGGAACATTATTTTTCCAAGGTTATAGAATTCATGTTCTTGATTTACCTGGAATATATTCTCTCTCAACTTTTTCAATTGAAGAAATTATTGCCCGTGATTATATTGCTATTGAAAAACCAGATATAATTGTGAATGTTATAGATGCTTCTAATCTTGAAAGAAATCTTTATTTTACAATTCAACTTTTAGAGCTTCAAGTACCAATGATTATAGCTTTAAATCAAATGGATTTTGCTACAAAAAAAGGTATTAAAATAGATGTTGAAAAACTTTCAAAAATTCTTGGAATACCTGTAATACCAACTGTTGCTATTAAAGGAGAAGGAATTAAAGAATTATTATCTGCAATTATAAATATAATTGAGAATAGAATAGAATTAAAACCATTAAAAATAAAATATGGAAAAGAAATTGAAGCTAATCTTGAGAAGCTTGAAAATATTATTAATGAAAAGCTTTCAGAACTCTGTAAAAAATATCCATCAAGATGGATTTCTATAAAATTAATCGAAAAAGATGAAGATATAATTAAAAAAGTTCGAGAATATAAATATGGTGAGGAAGTATTAGCATTTTCTGAAAAAATTATAGAAACGTTAGAACAAATTCATGGAGAATCATCTATCATTATTATTGCTTCTGAAAGGTATAGTATAGCAAATCACATAGCAAAAGAAGTAACGAAATTCATTATTCCTCCAAGAATATCCATAGAAGAAAGATTAAGCGATGTAACTACGCATAAAATTTTAGGTTATATAATTCTAATATTAGTTATGGCTTTCATGTTCAGCATAGTATTTTTAGGAGGAAATTATTTCAGTGAAATCTTATATTTTATTTTTGAAGGGATGTTAATACCTATTATTAATAATTTATTATTAGTTTATTTTCCTCCATTTTTTGCTAAATTAATTAATGAAGGGATTCTTTCAGGAATAATTGCTGGAATCACGATAGTTTTACCATATATAATTCCATTCTATATTATATTAGCAATACTTGAAGATAGTGGATATATACCTAGAGCAGCTTTTCTTATGGATAGTATTATGCATAAAATTGGATTACATGGTAAAGCTTTTATTCCATTGCTTCTTGGTTATGGATGTAATGTTCCTGCATGCATTGGATGCCGAATAATGGAAACTGAAAGAGAGCGCTTTTTAGCCGCTTTTGTAACAGTTTTAATACCTTGTTCAGCTAGAACAGTTATAATTCTTGGACTTGTAGGAGAATACATTGGTTTATATGCAGCATTATTACTATATCTTTTTGATATCATCTTAGTTTTTATTCTTGGTAGAATTGCTTTTAAAACTTTACCAGGTGAACCAGTTGGATTAATAATGGAAATGCCTTCATATAGATTTCCTTCAATAAAAAATATTCTTATAAAAACTTGGGTAAGAACAAAAGATTTCATTTATATAGCATTCCCATTGATAATAGGAGGAAGTATTATATTAGAAATTTTAATATTAACTGGATGGGCTTGGCAAATCAATGATTTTATATCTCCATTAATAGTTAATTGGCTTGGTTTACCAAAAATCACTGGGATTCCATTAATTTTTGGAATTTTAAGAAAAGAATTAAGTTTGATATTACTTTCTGAAATCTCTGGAACAATAGAATTTAATAAAACTTTAACATCAATTCAAATGATAGTCTTTTCTACCATAACAATGATTTACATTCCATGCATATCAACAATTGCTGCTTTAAAAAAGGAATTTAATTGGATAAAAGCGATAGGTATAGCAATAGTAGATGTTCTTCTTGCATTATTCATAGGTGGATTAGTTTTTAGAATTTTATCTTTATTTTTTTAA
- a CDS encoding FeoA domain-containing protein: MSEKINELIPEILEIIKTIENKNEEIQLNEIAKELKVSINDIEKAIEIAIKNGLIERIDNSFKLTKKGLEVTQTHREKYLHEKYIHSSFLNSITKIFEGKIEDWRKHWHHRHGFDEKSLDEFYEGIRSLEGRIEDILPLTSLKQGEKGIITFMYGGRGLVRRLTEMGLTPGTEVIIVKEAPFHGPIEVCVRGTFLAIGRGMASKIFVKKLKENG, translated from the coding sequence ATGTCTGAAAAAATTAATGAATTAATTCCAGAAATATTAGAAATTATAAAAACTATAGAAAATAAAAATGAAGAAATTCAATTAAATGAAATAGCTAAAGAACTAAAAGTTTCAATAAATGATATTGAAAAAGCAATAGAAATAGCTATAAAAAATGGATTGATTGAGAGAATTGATAATTCTTTTAAATTAACTAAGAAAGGTTTAGAAGTAACTCAAACTCATAGAGAGAAATATCTGCATGAAAAATATATTCATTCTAGTTTTTTAAATAGTATCACAAAAATTTTTGAGGGAAAAATAGAAGATTGGCGTAAACATTGGCATCATAGACATGGATTTGATGAAAAATCATTAGATGAATTTTATGAAGGAATAAGATCTTTAGAAGGAAGGATAGAAGATATTTTACCTTTAACAAGTTTAAAACAAGGTGAGAAAGGAATCATAACATTCATGTATGGAGGAAGGGGTTTAGTAAGAAGACTTACTGAAATGGGTTTAACACCAGGAACTGAAGTAATAATTGTTAAAGAAGCCCCTTTTCATGGTCCAATAGAAGTATGTGTTAGAGGAACATTTCTTGCTATTGGAAGAGGCATGGCATCAAAAATTTTCGTGAAAAAGTTGAAAGAAAATGGGTAG
- a CDS encoding metal-dependent transcriptional regulator has translation MNNSLSRPIKYGKNYSIFKRRRKLHLSKEAEEYLEAIYRLEEKYGYARTMDLAKELRVVPGSITNTIENFERIGFVEHIPYKGVKLTIKGKKIALKVLRKHRLSERLLTDILKIDWCDVHKEACIMEHGITERIAKRIEEILNYPKICPHGKPIPNSSGKIIKEFFKTLNEIDCGQFVEIIGIKNEEKKILNYLSSLGIIPGILIQVLDKNLSNIYVKIDFIKKECAINKHIASNILVKPKEV, from the coding sequence ATGAATAATTCTTTATCTAGACCTATTAAATATGGAAAAAATTATAGTATCTTTAAAAGAAGAAGAAAGCTTCATTTATCTAAAGAAGCAGAAGAATATTTAGAAGCAATATATCGTTTAGAAGAAAAATATGGATATGCTAGAACTATGGATCTTGCTAAAGAATTAAGAGTTGTTCCTGGATCTATTACAAATACTATTGAAAATTTTGAGAGAATTGGTTTTGTAGAACATATTCCTTATAAAGGAGTTAAATTGACTATAAAAGGTAAAAAAATAGCTTTAAAAGTTTTAAGAAAACATAGGCTTTCAGAAAGATTACTTACAGATATTTTAAAAATTGATTGGTGTGATGTACATAAAGAAGCTTGTATAATGGAGCATGGAATAACAGAACGTATAGCAAAAAGAATTGAAGAAATTCTCAATTATCCTAAAATTTGTCCACATGGAAAACCTATACCAAATTCTTCAGGTAAAATAATTAAGGAATTTTTTAAAACATTAAATGAAATAGATTGCGGGCAATTTGTTGAAATAATTGGAATAAAAAATGAAGAAAAGAAAATTTTAAATTATCTATCTAGCTTAGGTATTATACCAGGGATTTTAATTCAAGTATTAGATAAAAATTTATCCAATATTTATGTAAAAATAGACTTCATTAAGAAAGAGTGCGCTATAAACAAGCATATTGCTTCTAATATTTTAGTAAAACCTAAGGAGGTTTGA
- a CDS encoding VTT domain-containing protein, with translation MEKSAIIILLATIGIIIISSFFANYLINNIEAQSIITIYGIFGFFLLTFISSLTIVFPIPAFSIIFLFSGFLSNPFQAFLLGFSSGLGSALGEITGYALGFGGRKLISEDSEKLEKIKKRIDKYGVIFIFLFAISPFPFDIIGILAGIIKYDFKKFIIATTLGKIVKYLIICYAGFFSIKWILEFFAIKP, from the coding sequence ATGGAAAAATCAGCTATAATAATCCTTTTAGCTACTATTGGAATAATTATTATTAGTTCTTTCTTTGCTAATTATTTAATTAATAATATTGAGGCGCAATCCATAATTACTATTTATGGTATTTTTGGTTTCTTCTTATTAACTTTTATAAGTTCTTTAACAATAGTTTTTCCTATACCTGCTTTTTCTATTATTTTTCTATTTTCTGGATTTTTAAGTAATCCTTTTCAAGCATTTTTATTAGGTTTTTCTTCTGGTCTAGGATCTGCTTTAGGAGAAATAACTGGGTATGCTCTTGGTTTTGGTGGAAGAAAATTAATTAGTGAAGATAGTGAAAAATTGGAAAAAATTAAGAAAAGAATTGATAAATATGGAGTAATATTTATTTTCTTATTTGCTATTTCTCCTTTCCCTTTTGATATAATTGGTATATTAGCAGGAATAATAAAATATGATTTTAAAAAATTCATTATTGCTACAACTTTAGGTAAAATTGTTAAATATTTAATAATATGTTATGCTGGTTTTTTCTCAATTAAATGGATTCTTGAATTTTTTGCAATAAAACCATAG